The window ttacgtagggtcacttgtgaaattgctggatattacatattatttctgctggagttaTGCTTCATAAGAACTacggtacagtggcacctttgaGTCATGATAGTGCAAGTATAGCAAGAGTTTTCCTTGCCGCGTTAGCCAAGATGGCATGGTAAACAAACCGGATGGTATTatggacgctaaacaagcgagcaaatgcaagccaaggcaacattttagcaaaaattttggttgttaaccgaaaaacctGCTAGCCGGGGAAGACATTAACTGAGGTACGACTATACGCTACAATAAAGTCAGCGTGCACAGTATTGTCAACTTAGTACGCTTACAGACATTCATTGAGCAGAGGAGGAATGGAGAAAACCACGTTGGACAAGAAGCTACCGAGGCCAACTAGTAGACGACGAAGACCTTTTCTATTTCCGGTTCACAGCCAGAAGCTAAAGGAAATTTCCCTAAACTGGTTACCTGCAATGGGCAAGTAGGCCACCAGATGGTGCCATTTCTAAGAACGATAGTTCAACCACATAGAACTGCATTGGGGGCACAGCAGATGAAATGAGTggatgttatttactgaacagaATGAATATAAAGCATGTGCGTTTGAGTAAAAATCCAatatactgcagaaatatgacctaGATGTTGATGTCAATTAAAACCTGGgcagcagtatgaaagaaactTTCTCCTcatgtattttacttttttccctCCTTACAGTGTTACCAATACTATCAAGTAACatacagaataataataaatagtaacaATTTATCTGAACTTGGATTTACACAGTTGAGGTAGAAAACATCAATGcatcacttttacatttgtatttttttttttatataaaatgtcttttttttgtattttttaatgaaatgttttccctcaaaaccaaaaaaatgttggTCATAAAATGTTATACACAGACAATAGACAATACACAGATAGGATGGTCAGGAAAACAATCACCATAGATTGACTCTATTGACCTGCAAGTGCACGTAAGACCACATGGCATCATTAATTATTAGGGCTCTCAGGAGATTCCCAACTCATAAGATGAGacaatgcacgagattgggcccacgagaacgagacggaattttaagaaaagcacaatgaaaaaatattacagtgcaaacaaactttttttttttagtcacaaaacaatgcaggtgcatttggAAATGTTTGCTGTCCCCCAAATTTACACTAAATTGATgcttattgtcaacattttttgagaccaaataaaccactgctatgataatattataataataataataataataatacatatttcaTGATGCAATATGtccttttaatatgtcatctttcactctgcaaagttgtggaattggcgttagtgacatgtatttttttcaaagccATATATATTTATGGTATTTGAATGACATCCATACAATACAGACCAAAATTTTGggcacacacaatacaaccccatggtcccaaccccataaattccactaagtaaccctgacaaggcacacctgtgaagtgaaaaccatttcaggtgactacctcatgcaGCTCATTGAAAGAACACCAAGgctttgcagcgctatcaaaaaaaaaaatagaagacataaaatatacagtatgtctaaaaTGTAAGACATATTTGATGGTGCCTATGTACATAACTTGTCTAAACACTTTAGGACATAAACTTTGGTAAGGAGATCAACTTGATGTGAACCTACCTGTTTCCTCCCTTTTTGTCTCTCTGCAGATAGCAAATCAAAAAATCATCATACCATTGAAaggtaatgtttttttaaccatttaaaCACATGACAATAATGACACCTGTGCTAAAACGAGCTTCTTCTCATCTCCTCTTGCCTTCAGACGCAAACCACCACGCTGAGGTGACAGTGACCTTGGAGCGCAAGGAGATGAGGAGGTACAGCGTTTGGGAGTCAGAGGAGCTGGCGGCCCGGGATCTCTCCTGGGGGAGCAACATTGGcactgtgcttttgttttgtgtgacACAAAGCGCAGCGGCGGCGGTGCAGAGGGAACTTCTCAACCTGTGTGCCAAACGGGATGAAGCCTCCAGCACTGGTGAGATGTCTAAACGGGTAGCACTCCATGCATATTCCAGTACAACAGCTCTCcatgatgttttgttttcataCCGCAGATAAAGTGAGCCCCTTCATTGTGCTGAGCCTAAAGGACCCCGTTATGGGCATGGAAGGAGCTTTATTGCGCTCTCTCTTGGAAATAGACTGTCTCAACTGTCTGACAACCATCGACACCTCTATCGATGCGCTAGACCTGAAGGACTACATAAGTCCAAGTCTGTCACTGGACGAATGTTTGGAGCTGATCAAACGAAGCGCTCGAGACCCCCACTTGCTGCGGCGGCTCGGTGTGGACACCACAGAATCTACATCCGACACAGGCCGACAAAGTCCATGTTTGGATTTGGACACAAGCAGCCAACTCCAGCCGGAAGTCGATACACTGACCGAGACGGCACCGGATGCAGAATCTGTGCTGGAGCTGAACACATTTGACTTGCAGTTGTTCAAGGAGCTGAACATGGCTtccatggaggaggaggagatggacCCTGGGATGCAGCACAGCCCAGGGGAAGAGCATACACAGCATGATGGTCAACAACCCAACAAGGTTTGTGGTCCCAAACGCTCATAATTCACACAATTGCAGTGAGCGCTCTTGCTCCACTTATACGCTTGTCCTGTTCCAGGAGGACAAAGAGGAAGACATTCCTCTGTACACACTGTGCCAGCGGAGAACCAAAGGATCATACACGGTCACCATGTGTAAACCAGACTCTTCTTGGGTTAAATACAAACATCAGGGCCTGGGAAAAAGGTAAGTTAAATGAACGTAACTTCAAGAACAGTATCCTAGTCGGTCAGGACATTGTCATATTAtcagtaaaaaaatgaataattttactaaaatatgcCAATATTCCAAGGTAAGTCATAGATGTAATTGTAATATAAGGGGGAAAATgataatactatgagaataaagttgtaattttgcatgAATGATGTTATCTTATTTGAATACGGCTTTGTTATGGTAATGTGCGTTCAGGTTGGTCCTGTTCCCTCCGCCCCCGTTGAAAGGTGGCATCACAGTGACAATGGAGGACCTGCAGTGTCTGGACAGTCGGCAGTACCTCAATGACGTCATCATCGACTTCTACCTCAAGTGAGTGAGACCACCTTCAAGCTTAAATCTCTCACGCAGTGCACACTTTTGAGTTTGACGTGTGTTCTTGACTCAGGTACCTCCTCCACAAATCGCCGCAGGCCATCGCAGAGCGCTCGCACATTTTCAGCAGCTTCTTTTACAAGCAGCTCACGCGTAGAGACAACGCCAGTGAGGGCAGCGCCACTGAATCGTAAGTTGTCTTTTGTTTCTCTATAGCAGGCATGTCTAATCGTTTCCCAGCGTTGGCTGCATAAGGATgcatggggggggggtgctTTGATGCACTTTGTACATCAAGATGCTAACACCAATCCTAAACTCTCtggacaaaacatccacatcttattAGCTTTGTGTCATAGGTTCCAAAGCACATTAGTGTGATATCTACTAATGTGTCTCATTCATAAtgaatgtatttacatttttacagtatgctgagggccaataaaaacagcttTGGGCTGAAAATGTGCTGTGTGAAGAAATAGCTTGTACAacttccatccatacatttttgctcttttacaTTCAGCTGTCAGAGGCAGAAGCGGCACCAGCGAGTGAAGACATGGACACGGCATGTGGACATCTTCAAAAAGGACTTTGTGTTTGTTCCTGTTAATCAGGAGTAAGTCAACATCCAAAATGGCGGATGATGCTAATGCTATGAAACATTGCAGTCATGATGATTATCTTTTTTTAGGGCTCATTGGTATTTGGTGGTCATATGCTTTCCTGGACTGGAGGAGCCCACATTGGAGGCCAGGACAGGAAGTAGCCACAATGGGACGAGTGAGCCGCCTGAGCAAGATGAAGCAGGAGGGTCACAAAGAAGCTCGACTGACGCCACAGTGACGCCATCAGTGTTGAACCGAAGCGACATCGTAGACACAGGTATGTGTCGAAGGAAAAAATGTTAACCCCCGAGTAGACAAGAGACAGGACAAGCTTGTTGAGAGTAATAAGAGATTCCGACCAaagccagacacacacacatacgcacgtaCACGGACACACCCACTGACCGCCCTGTCCTACAACTAACTGATAACGGATTATATGCAGGACTTACAGAGAACCACATGGAGATATGAAACTTCTTAGTACAACAATATACAAGAAGCCACTGATTGTTACACTATGTTACGTTTTTAACATAATATCCACAAATAAATGGATATTTTGTGCCTTCCAGGACAAGAGTCCGCCAATGTCATTCCGAGTCAAGTGGTAAGTTAGACATGTTCTTTGCAAGTAAAAAATGACGgtaccagtcaaaggtttggacacactttctcattcagtaGCGAGACCaagtgtgtctaaacttttgccTACTACTTTGTATATACTGGACACATAAatgaattagggctgtcaaaaatgtcattaatatatttcattactTATGTTGTTGCCTTAGTAAAGGGTGAACTAAGTATCGCAAGTCTTGGGGAGTGATCCAAGATGACTGTTGTTAgacatgacatacagtattgcaCGCTAACCAAACAGAcaaacgcaaaccaaggcaaaatgttaGCAAAAGGTTTGGCTGTtaactagggttgggcgatataccaatattattaatatatctGTTTATTTGAAGCacgaaatgaaaaacaaacatattgttcatATCGATATGGATTGCATTTGTGCTGTAACTCTTGGTATCTTCACGCGGAGGTCTCACTTATCACTCTGTTCTGTGTGTGAGTGCCACTGAGGGTTAATGCGGTTTGGGCCTGCTGACTTGGTGACTTGATGACCCGATTGGTAGAGCTCTTTATTTGTACTAATGTATTTTTCAATaattgtctacatttttttttttttttacatatttttcagatttaaaaatcaagaaaaaaaacattctactGAAAATAGAGTTGGAATTTTACCAAAATAGAAAAGTTTCGTACAGAAGATATATTTTAGTTTagcacacacacgtatatataaaataatcttaatgtatttttaatcacaaaatggcCTGTTGGCATCCTATTAGtaagctaacaaaatggcaactggaactggaagtcagctacaTTACGTCACCCatccatgatgtcatcagagagtgactctcaaaaatgttaacgcaaaacacgtTTTCATAGAGTTGACGTTTTATAGTGTGTTGTGTTAACAAACAATAgttaacacaaataaaacacaataaatacaattctaaatacatataaatgaccaaTGAAAGGGGCAATCTAatatttaattgaattaaattTTTGTCTTAATTGAAGAATTCACTGTTTCCAAAGTCACGATGTGACAGCAAGATCAACAACCACCACTGATGACCTATTTCTTCAATAGTGCTCCGCACCATCTTTATCAcggtgctggcacttgcaactttctttggcactATTTTGGTTTATTGCGGTGAGAACTGAAtgcaagaaataaataaataaaataagaaaaacaggaaggtgatgtAGGTTGGTCTTGATGCCACACCGTGTCTTTGTTTTCAGTGACGGTATAagaaataaatgttcatttatcccgttcattcatcatttctgtgtatttatatgcaatTTGAATAatgttatgcatgtaaaacgatataattgtgaattgtaattgttaacattattggcctcctggaacggattaattggatttgcattatttctaatgagaaaaacgtattcagttagcgtctgtttcggttagagtcagaccttctggaactaattaatgatgctaaccttAATTGAGTTCTACATTTAAGTTCTTGCTTTTGCTTCCTTCATAGAACTGCACAGAGAAGACCTGCCTTAGGACGATGGTTTGTAAAAGGTGGGTGGGTATGTCGTGAAAAacttcccgatttcttatttgtcttaaatgttaGTCTCTTAGTCAACTATTAGTTAAATTggtgtgatgatctgaaacatttaagtgacaaacttgcaaaacaaaaaaaaaaagaaatcaggaaggggacaaacacttgttcacaccactgtagggcCCTTTCCTCGTCCTTCTATTTTTGAAAGCTCTGAATTGAGGTGAATGTTTCTGCCTTGTTTTTAGGCCGTGTATTCTCGTCATGGACTCCCTCAAGCTGTCTCTTCACGAGCGCATCTTCAAAGTGTTAAGAGAGTGGGTAGCACCCTTATTAGCTGTGTTTGTCTATTCCTGTAGCAGCTGACTGTGTTTGCCCACCCCCGTTTAGGTATTTGCAGTCAGAATGGGAGGTCCGTCGAGGGTCGTCGCGGGACTTTGGGCCGGACCAGATGAAAAGCTCACACTGTCAAGTTCCTCTGCAGGACAACAGCAGCGACTGTGGCCTCTACTTGCTGCAGTATGTGGAGAGTTTTCTCAAGGTAGGCTATgcaattatgtcattttttgtcatgGGTCACCAAAAAGGTCATAATATCGCAGGGAAAAGTTTGTGGTTTTGCAGGAATTAAGTTATACATTTACGAAAATAGATTtacaattttgcaagaataaagttgtaatattacaaaacaaaatatatatttgagaATTAggttaaaatattacaaaaagaaaaccagtggaaaaaagttgtaatttcccACGGATAGTCAAAACATTCCAAgactaaagttgtcattttgttagaataaagttgtgatactACAAGAAAAGTGGTCATTTGTGAgaataaacatccatccatccatcttctatgccgcttatcctcactagggtcacaggtatgctggagcctatcctacttgacttggggcgagaggcggggtccaacctggactggtggccagccaatggcagggcacatatagacaaacaaccattcacactcacattcatacctatggacaatttagctaattgctccaatgaagctaacatgcatgtttttggaatgtgggaggaaacccacacacgcacggggagaacatgcaaactccacacagaaatgcccaactgACATTTGAacctctcctgactgtgtggccaacatgctaaccactcggccaccgtgcggcctgagAACAAACACGtcatgcaaaaataaagtcattttgcaTGAATTAAGTCATATTACAAGAGACAAGTTacttttaccagaataaaatggTCACTTAGCGactaataaagtcaaaagttaAAAGGGACCATCTGTGGAACATGGCTTGttgcagaaaaaacatttttaagaaacagcaaaattggaaaaCTAAAGCAGAAAGAAGCagaaagtattttgcacatttggatcttaatgaggttttaagtagagctacaatatggaaaagcaagaagggggagtgagacaacaaaACATTTGTGATGATGCTTGAGGAACAAATGTCAGTTTGCAAGAATCAACACGTAATTTCACAAatgtagttgaaatattacaagaaaaaagtttaaatattaagagatgaAACTCGTGCTAAATCAAATTTGTGTATTAAAttgtgtgtttcttgtgcctgtAGGACCCCGTGGTGCACTTTGACCTGCCATTACACCTGCAGCGCTGGTTTCCGCGTCATCACGTGCGCGGTAAACGAGACGAAATCCGCAATCTGGTGCTGCGACTCTACCGACAGCAGAGCCTGAGCAAAAAGTAAGAGCAGGAGTCGTAGCACAAGGGAATCCTCGCTCATACTGAGCGACGCATTTCAGCATGAACTCCACCAAACTGAACTATGGACTCATCTCCTTGAACTGTGGACTCGTCTTCATGAACAGTGGAGCCTCTCGGTCCTCAAGCTTTTTATAGGATgttttactgttattttttaTAGATATTTAATTTCTACATGCGATCACCACGTCAAACTAAAGTGTGTTCAAGGTGTAACATGTTCCAAATGTAGTTTGTGTAACATAAAGCTGTTTTATCTCgaaatcattttatttcagtcattttccATTCATTCGGCCAACTTGTATTAGTATTTGGGTCTTAGGGTCACAGGTGTCTTCAAGTTGTGAGAATAACGTTTGTTAAAAAGTCGtgagttatgagaataaaagggaaatattaggaggaaattTGCAATATAcgcaaataaaatcataatattacgagaaaaaagtcgtcatGTTGCAAGATTCAAATATAATATTAGCTTTACTTAACAACTAGCAGGGTTCCTACGCAAGAATGAAaaagaattcctggctgcaccccttcTATTGGTTACACGATCTGAAAGAAGGAACCATAggatcaccttaatttagacaacatATTTTACCTACGAGACCAGTTGGCAGAACCCCGGTGTCTT is drawn from Dunckerocampus dactyliophorus isolate RoL2022-P2 chromosome 9, RoL_Ddac_1.1, whole genome shotgun sequence and contains these coding sequences:
- the senp7 gene encoding sentrin-specific protease 7 isoform X1 is translated as MMDHRKALTFPFTIDRDKLMDNPLRIPMTFHSSECGRLERKVSWAAIPGCKLKQSDLKLKRGSKSFDHNHAALVKWGMARGQPRLVLTDVLKTDLGKVYLSTQQGRTCGSKAQTTSVRSSCKKQPTSCQGQRPTKNDESKTPTAKCDQKSTSTPRKRGRPRKTLLHVDNKEESKGVAEGVLGNENGEDYRVVDCGLSLSWNPAQDAGNEFSPTPVKDMGTEERNKVQHCQRKRKSAWVNGTSTPKRHRESVLRLTGEDGRNGGLPQPHICPSQDREETDSLDGSIVQFTVGAVDGTPCLLPVIRPNLESRSRGFRRSSSQDSTSQSSQGEPIVLSSDDEESSEMEEAGGRVRSSSQEAASKELDDSNLQNVEVLPVVVDGPETVASMPRIDTSFLGVAFCSMFCGGYQGKANGNLMIANQKIIIPLKDANHHAEVTVTLERKEMRRYSVWESEELAARDLSWGSNIGTVLLFCVTQSAAAAVQRELLNLCAKRDEASSTDKVSPFIVLSLKDPVMGMEGALLRSLLEIDCLNCLTTIDTSIDALDLKDYISPSLSLDECLELIKRSARDPHLLRRLGVDTTESTSDTGRQSPCLDLDTSSQLQPEVDTLTETAPDAESVLELNTFDLQLFKELNMASMEEEEMDPGMQHSPGEEHTQHDGQQPNKEDKEEDIPLYTLCQRRTKGSYTVTMCKPDSSWVKYKHQGLGKRLVLFPPPPLKGGITVTMEDLQCLDSRQYLNDVIIDFYLKYLLHKSPQAIAERSHIFSSFFYKQLTRRDNASEGSATESCQRQKRHQRVKTWTRHVDIFKKDFVFVPVNQEAHWYLVVICFPGLEEPTLEARTGSSHNGTSEPPEQDEAGGSQRSSTDATVTPSVLNRSDIVDTGQESANVIPSQVNCTEKTCLRTMVCKRPCILVMDSLKLSLHERIFKVLREYLQSEWEVRRGSSRDFGPDQMKSSHCQVPLQDNSSDCGLYLLQYVESFLKDPVVHFDLPLHLQRWFPRHHVRGKRDEIRNLVLRLYRQQSLSKK
- the senp7 gene encoding sentrin-specific protease 7 isoform X2, giving the protein MMDHRKALTFPFTIDRDKLVSWAAIPGCKLKQSDLKLKRGSKSFDHNHAALVKWGMARGQPRLVLTDVLKTDLGKVYLSTQQGRTCGSKAQTTSVRSSCKKQPTSCQGQRPTKNDESKTPTAKCDQKSTSTPRKRGRPRKTLLHVDNKEESKGVAEGVLGNENGEDYRVVDCGLSLSWNPAQDAGNEFSPTPVKDMGTEERNKVQHCQRKRKSAWVNGTSTPKRHRESVLRLTGEDGRNGGLPQPHICPSQDREETDSLDGSIVQFTVGAVDGTPCLLPVIRPNLESRSRGFRRSSSQDSTSQSSQGEPIVLSSDDEESSEMEEAGGRVRSSSQEAASKELDDSNLQNVEVLPVVVDGPETVASMPRIDTSFLGVAFCSMFCGGYQGKANGNLMIANQKIIIPLKDANHHAEVTVTLERKEMRRYSVWESEELAARDLSWGSNIGTVLLFCVTQSAAAAVQRELLNLCAKRDEASSTDKVSPFIVLSLKDPVMGMEGALLRSLLEIDCLNCLTTIDTSIDALDLKDYISPSLSLDECLELIKRSARDPHLLRRLGVDTTESTSDTGRQSPCLDLDTSSQLQPEVDTLTETAPDAESVLELNTFDLQLFKELNMASMEEEEMDPGMQHSPGEEHTQHDGQQPNKEDKEEDIPLYTLCQRRTKGSYTVTMCKPDSSWVKYKHQGLGKRLVLFPPPPLKGGITVTMEDLQCLDSRQYLNDVIIDFYLKYLLHKSPQAIAERSHIFSSFFYKQLTRRDNASEGSATESCQRQKRHQRVKTWTRHVDIFKKDFVFVPVNQEAHWYLVVICFPGLEEPTLEARTGSSHNGTSEPPEQDEAGGSQRSSTDATVTPSVLNRSDIVDTGQESANVIPSQVNCTEKTCLRTMVCKRPCILVMDSLKLSLHERIFKVLREYLQSEWEVRRGSSRDFGPDQMKSSHCQVPLQDNSSDCGLYLLQYVESFLKDPVVHFDLPLHLQRWFPRHHVRGKRDEIRNLVLRLYRQQSLSKK
- the senp7 gene encoding sentrin-specific protease 7 isoform X3, whose product is MARGQPRLVLTDVLKTDLGKVYLSTQQGRTCGSKAQTTSVRSSCKKQPTSCQGQRPTKNDESKTPTAKCDQKSTSTPRKRGRPRKTLLHVDNKEESKGVAEGVLGNENGEDYRVVDCGLSLSWNPAQDAGNEFSPTPVKDMGTEERNKVQHCQRKRKSAWVNGTSTPKRHRESVLRLTGEDGRNGGLPQPHICPSQDREETDSLDGSIVQFTVGAVDGTPCLLPVIRPNLESRSRGFRRSSSQDSTSQSSQGEPIVLSSDDEESSEMEEAGGRVRSSSQEAASKELDDSNLQNVEVLPVVVDGPETVASMPRIDTSFLGVAFCSMFCGGYQGKANGNLMIANQKIIIPLKDANHHAEVTVTLERKEMRRYSVWESEELAARDLSWGSNIGTVLLFCVTQSAAAAVQRELLNLCAKRDEASSTDKVSPFIVLSLKDPVMGMEGALLRSLLEIDCLNCLTTIDTSIDALDLKDYISPSLSLDECLELIKRSARDPHLLRRLGVDTTESTSDTGRQSPCLDLDTSSQLQPEVDTLTETAPDAESVLELNTFDLQLFKELNMASMEEEEMDPGMQHSPGEEHTQHDGQQPNKEDKEEDIPLYTLCQRRTKGSYTVTMCKPDSSWVKYKHQGLGKRLVLFPPPPLKGGITVTMEDLQCLDSRQYLNDVIIDFYLKYLLHKSPQAIAERSHIFSSFFYKQLTRRDNASEGSATESCQRQKRHQRVKTWTRHVDIFKKDFVFVPVNQEAHWYLVVICFPGLEEPTLEARTGSSHNGTSEPPEQDEAGGSQRSSTDATVTPSVLNRSDIVDTGQESANVIPSQVNCTEKTCLRTMVCKRPCILVMDSLKLSLHERIFKVLREYLQSEWEVRRGSSRDFGPDQMKSSHCQVPLQDNSSDCGLYLLQYVESFLKDPVVHFDLPLHLQRWFPRHHVRGKRDEIRNLVLRLYRQQSLSKK